In Setaria viridis chromosome 5, Setaria_viridis_v4.0, whole genome shotgun sequence, the genomic stretch TAACGGCACCACTGCTGCAGAGGTTGGATGCGGCGCTTCATAAAGTTGAAAGCTACTCCAATGCCAGTAAGCCCTTCTTGTTTCAACTGAGCAATCCTAGCAATCAGCTTGGGCAACTGTAGGCAATCGTCAtgctttggctcatcaagccaccggtTGTTCCAAGAGGGACGGTGACTTAAGAGTTTGGGTAGTTTTGGATCATGGTTGCTAATGTAGCATCACTTTTCTTTCCACCCGGCATTGGAATCTATCAACTCGTTCTAGATACTAGCCGCTCACTCTCTTACATCAGGATCCTGGCGCCTCCAACTAGGAGAGTATGATCTTTTGAGGGTTGTGGCTTTACACGGAAAAACTTCTGAAATAACTGAAAGTGCGGCCTGATCCCAGAAAGGCTTCGCAAAAATGAATGAAGATTGCAGTATGAAGGATCATATTGGGGTTTGGATGCACCAACACCAATTTATAATAATGGAGTAAGCCTCGGAAGAAATCTGAAGATAGCAATGCAAGGCCTCGCTCGATGAAGTGGGCAAAAATTACCGTCTTATCTGGATAGGTATCCAAAGGGCAGGCGTGGCCATATGCAGATCACCATTTGATGAAGTCATGATCTTGCAGTAAATTGGCGGCTACGAGCGCCTTGATATCCTCCTCCTTCAGAGTTGACCGCTTCCAGTCACAAATGGGATTTGGCGATGTGGTCTGATCAGTTTTCCCGTATTTGGGTGCCGGCAACTGCAGCTCTTTCTTCTTGTCAgatgtcttcttcttctcgtcTTTGCCTGATTTGGACGCAGCAGTTTTCCTACTGATCCTTGATATCACGAGCTTCTTTTGTTACGTACGCTCGGGGGCTCTTTGGTGGGAGGACAGGGGCGCTAGCGCTCGGAGATCGGGCAGCAACGGCGCTAGGACTAAAGcgtggaagttggaaaggcaaatggCAAGGGTAAGACAaaagggataacttcctccatCATTTATAATAGTAGCGTGGTAAAAATTGCGCAATTAAAGGGATTTCGATTTAAAAGATCCCCAAAATTTTGAacacctgattggcagttactAGTATTTCAGAGGGAGATAAGATCTCCTTCCACAAATGGTCACGTTGACTAAAGGTTAACCCTTTTACCtaccaaactagtcggctaaaggctcaggggctgtgtgccatgtgtcGATcgataaaaagttttttctccggGTTTTAAAgggaaaatgatgcaaattacagtttgaccctcagcttgattcttcaattcaacctaaggctcgagggctactccatatggagtgcgactttcatcgcactttcatgtaaaattcaaggttgaaagATAGAAggctaagttaaatgaggcttgagcatattctagccgcatgacagtttttgggtacctttgaagattcaaccagatgaagtactcgaagagcaccaaaactagtcggtgaagtctacaaaagtacttagaactgctgcatttgactaaaaagtactagGGGGCTTGTCgtgcatacatctatgggcccaccagaaggtctggatagtcctaaatatagggcttGACATCGAGACGCATCTCACATAGAGACCATAGcgcaggacggtgtagtctccatggaaagacaggaactaatcaaggattaggaaagcactcgttgtaataagagtagaactcctctagtcgtatccgaccagtattcttgtaaccaaccgacttgtaacactgcccccagcaatataaggcgaggcagggactccctccaaagcaattcaatccaaccaacacacataacatagggtattacgcaatctagcagcccaaacctgtctaaattgtgtgtctgcgttacctttgagttcctaatCTAGATGaaccccactaaccaaaacactacctcgaccacccccctcggtaggttgtggggtctaaacaccgacaggcaCCAATAGCCCGCAGGGCATCCCCATGGTGAACGTGATCTCCGGCTCCATTAGCCTCATCCGTAGCGTGGGTATGCCCCCAGGCTGCCCCCGGGATATCGTTTGCCAACGTCTGGTGGCCGTTGAGATCCGCTCCTCCTCTGAGGTGATCGCCTTTGCCATGGCAGATGTGGCGCGCACGCACGTGGGTCCAGATGCTGCTCTGGGCATCGCGGTGACCATGGCACCTGACCAGAGTGACCTGAGTTCCATGGTCCCCTCGCCCACAGCAGATCCTGCGCTAGCTCCCCCGGAGGAGCGCCACAAGCTCGTCCGCTCTCCCGTCAAGGCTTCCCACTTCAGCTCATGGCTCCGGGACAAGGATGATGCCAAGTTTGTCAAGATTGCGGCCATGGCAGAGAACCTCAAGGCCCGCTACCTGGGTGAGCCCACAACCTCCTCCAAGGTGCCCGCGACGCTCACCTCCCTCAAGCTGAAGACCATGCCTCGTGCTTGTCAGCTCGACCTGCCAAACATCGAGGCCGTGGGCACGGCTTGCGAGCTAGAGCCCCCTCCGTCCGGATGTTAGAGCCGCCTCCTGCGGCTAAGCGCCGCCGCATCACACCCCATTTTGTGCATGGGCTCCCCTCATCTACATGCCCCCACTCCTGCGTGAGGAGCCCTGTCCCCGCTCCTACGTGAGCACGTTCTGTTCTTCTAGGGACTATAGGGCAGACATGCCCTTTCTGATTGAGGATGTAAGTGCTAGCAGTTGGGGGCCTCTGGTAGCGTTCTGGTGGCCTAGCACTTAGGCGTTGTGCGCTATATCTGCTCAACCGTTGACGACTTCTCCGTCACTGTCGAACTCGTGCTCCTAGCAGACGACTCCTGGATGGCCATCACTAGCGTGTACGCTCCGTGCGCCCACGACCTCCGGCCCCTCTTCCTCAATGAGCTGGTTCGCCTGGCGGGGGCCCTCACTGCCGTCCCTTGGTTGGTCTTCTGGGACTTCAACCTGATGCGTGACTCCTCTGACCGCAAAAATGGCAAATTCGACGTGGCGGCGGCTCTCAGCTTCAACTCCACCGTTGACACCACGTTGCTCCAAGAACTGCCTTTCTCTGACAGGCAGTTCACTTGGAGCAACTGCCGTGAGGTGCCGACCCTGGTGCGCCTTGACAGGGCCTTCATCAACGCCGCCTGGGGAGATGTCCTCTTCAACTCCGTCCTCAGCTCCTTGCCCCGCCCCACCTCGGACCATGTGCTCATCATCATGGCGGCGGCATCCCGGGTGCCGGTGTCATGCGTCTTCCTCTACGAGAAGACCTGGGCCTTTGTGGCCTAGTACCGCGACCTGGTAGCTGATGTCTGAGCTAGGCCGCAGAACCAGGACGCCCGGCCTGCTCAACGCCTGGTCCGCTTGTTGAAATGGGTTTGGGCTGAAAGCAAGAAATGGGCCCGCGAATGCAAGCAGCCCGCTAAGGTCGTGCACAACTGCCGCGTGGTGCTCGGTGTAACGACTCtccctaaattaagtgcttttaactataaaccagtgatcaatccctaattaaagaagtgaaatgaccttattaaccctaagaagctctttttggagtttgaaataaagcttgaaattttatatagaaacttaagtttctgcccaaataagagttgtaaaactttttaattcaaacaacttttgttaaagacactttaactaattcggagtggaaggaagtcaaaaacagcaatcaaaaccggTTTACTATAGGACCCTAAAAATCTCTTTAAGTCCtagaattcgagttttcctccatctttgcaagctttcatctcccaaattcctatctaaactcgagtcagagccttaataaaagttgcagtacctcgagtgtgttccaactttgttacacggacccagatccaaatcgggcccgaacctgttcaaaaccctagtcaaagtgaggtaaaacagtcaactcacccctgatgccttaaaatcctaagtctgaaattccagatttttggctaactttggcatgaaatatctttgaatcctttcacaatctaaaccgacaccttaaacaaagttcgAAGGACGTCCAaagttgagcaagtttgtttaaaagaattttggaagttgtgttggaAAATCCGGAGAAAGATctccccaaagctggtcgggcttgctacccgaagggagcctcgacgcccgcgcgccagagcatgttcgctcgcgcgccgcgcgccgcgtggccgccggccaccggcagctcgtcggcgccctatcaccagcgcgatagcgaaaggacgagagccacggcgcccaacccgcgcccgcgacaggacggggcaaacgccgggctagccaaccgccggccgcgcgcgtgccgccttccgcctgccacggctctgctccgccaaccccgttctGCCCGTCCGCCGAGAAAGCTGCCATGCCTACGGCGTCCCACGCCTCCacctgctcgcccaacccccacggtatcccttcgcctcgcccgcccgacagaccggaagccccaaacgcgcgccgcccaaggccaatcaccgccgaagaccacccagAGCtctgcctcctctgcccaatggcgccgctggccaatggccgccttgcccgcgcactcgccgctcccagccttatcctttccccaccggagccccgcctcgaccctccgccccACCACGGCCCTATTAAAGAAacccccctcaccggcaacaccacccctttgccaccgcccgcacccgcgcagctgctttctcctctgagccaccgctttctcctctgcgccgctgctgagcttccgtggagctcacctcTTGCaccaccccacactccggcaACTTCGCCACCACACTCTTGAGGAAGTtttccctctccgctcaagccgcttctcccaacccaccagccgcctgttcctacgcacggtgctagagcttgctagttgtccacaagaagctccgccaccgccggagtacCGTCgaagcctcgccgccgcccaagccttagtgcgtacgaccttccgcccaagtctactccttttcgaccccaaggcttcaccggtagacctggaggtaagccgctgaccccttttgtttcggttcgcccgaccccttttgtttcagttcgcccgacccctttctgttcggttcgccTGACCGCTCTCTGTTCGGTTCGCtcgacccctttctgttcggtcgcccgaccccttttcttttcgtgtCACCcgatcccttttcttttcgtctcgcccgaccctgtcagtttcgccgacccttctccgcctcgcctgagggctcggctgtatctttttctttgacccaagggtatcggtgaaatattttcggggatttctctatgttgagtctgaggacctcggtacggtttttccttaaatctgagggtcagaccatCAGTTTCTCcaaatccgacccttttatcatgttctccaccaactgaagttggactcccccacatttcctgtagctttgctacaagtgtctgagttaAAACGtgcgagtgtgttgaaataaccgtttaaaatgtttaacccctgcattgcatttccgtgtagagttaaATCTCGCCGATGGAATGtatgagctccacccggcaacgaaagaagaccccgctgaggagcttcaccccttcgaaggcgagcccgaaccggagcaagaccccgaggacccactaacttttcctaaaggcaagccccggtgcatgaattccctgttttacttttatgccacttattgatgcttatgattgtgcatttacgttggtaggagttgattggaaccgtagatgcatgaacttagtaccttgttttgaatactagttgctaaggtcgagtagttgcaatgcttaataggtcccggtaaaagtcgagtgatttcctgtcactcgcgagttataggagttgaatgtttcagttatgtcgcaactataaggatgacggacggggtcaggcttatgttcgatacttggtggttttgcccatctgtctaaatgaaattggactaaggtcgaaatgtgtcggcgttcgtgatcaagtgtttgaaagtactaatctcatacctagtatgggatggggaagcctagtacctgattgaactgggacgtggcataccctccggctgtccttggaacgtcgttcccatggtgcatcatgtgggtgcaagtgcggtcacagtgcagcaataggccgggactgtggagcattgcacgccaaaggcagttggccctgacacgtgcctaagggatcgatggggacggctgacaaatgaagcgacccttcgtggtgcgcggatgtcatgagattaggttggccgtgcatggttaataaattcgaatcgattcgtctgcctctcacagtttgggactacttgatcgctattctgcactgagtaaagatggaacatgatgatgatattaatcttgatgcttgttcttaaATTGCTTGGacatcatgcttgtttagtataagttgctaatctagactggataaagaacatagaacatgagctaaaatgttgaaagtaaggaccgactttagacgcttttggcaaagaaatcccagagccagaaagccttgcatgtctaggagtaaggtggagtagttaccacctgacgggtaagccttgttgagtattagtatactcaaccttgttgtggctaatctttttcaggtgatgtcaatagtttggttgctggtaccaattggcctacccagcttcctccaggctggacagttgagtgggatccctcctcggacgacgagggaaggaatttttgatgtcatgatcagctccgtcgtgatgtcatgtattgacgtttagcttccgcttgatTTACTCTTATTGCttacaaccttgcaaatttgggtctgaatttcgaaaactctgatgtaataaattgttgaactatgttgtcgtGATGGattgttgtaacctctgtgctactcaccttcgcgtgagcgatgcttctcgatcctgtttatgtggttaatcggatgaaatccgatggtcaACCAAGTTGACTTGATTTAAGTGcttaatcgcgtgtcaggcgactacaaggcattttagtcaggttaatttgggcggttccgccacgcTCGGCCTCTTGGATCTTGTGGAGGAGCATTGTCGCCTCTCTGCCGGCGAGTTCTTACTCCACGGTCTGGTGGAGACGAAGCTCTCAGCGGACAACCAAGCCCTTGCTGTGTATTGGAGATAGCGGTACACCTTCAAGGCGTGCAAATTGGGGGATGAAAACATGAGATTCTTCCACGCCTACACGTCTGCTCGGCTCCGCCGCAACCGCATCGTTGTCCTACACAGTGACGGTGTGCCTATCTACACCCATGTGAGCAAGGAATGCGTGTTCCACACCTTCTACTCGGAGCTTCTAGGCACTAGGCAACCTACAATGCATGACTTCGACTTGGAGGCGGTGGTCCCACCGGTCCCAGGGCTAGCGTGCCTCGTCGACCCGTTAAGGGAGGCGAAGGCCAAAGGTGCACTATGGAGCATGCACACCGGCAGAAGCCCCAGCCTGGATGGATTCGACCTTGCCTTCTTCCGCTCCTTCTGGCCGGTGGTGGGCGAGGCGGTTATGCACTTCCTCAGCACCTTCCACAGGGGCCGCACTAACATGGACGCAGTGAATCGGGCCTACGTCGTCTTGATCCCGAAGAAGGAGGTCATCATGGCGGCGACAGACTTCCACCCGGTCAGTCTCAAAAATTGCACCCCAAAGATCGCGTCCAAGATCCTGACCATGCTCCTCCAGAGCCACATCACAGCGTTGGTGTCTGATCTCCAAACTGGCTTCATCCAAGGGTGGTGTATCACAGATAATTTCCTCTTCGCAACGAAGCTCGTCTAATGCTGCAGTGAGCACCACGGCCCTTGATGCGGTGTTGGCAGTGCGAGGCTTTGGGGACCGATGGCGCGGCATGGTTGCCTCGCTCCTTGCCACGGGCAAGATCGCCGTCTTGCTGAACAGCGTCCCAAGACCCTGGATGCAGTGTCGTTGGGTCTTGAGGCAGGGTGAACCTATCAGTCCCTACCTGTTCCTTGTCATTACGGACTTGCTCCATAGGATGGTGGTGCACCAAGAAGTTGGGCCGCTACACCTGCTCATCGACGACCTCCACTGCGCCGTCATCCAGTACGCCGACGACACCTTGATCTTGGTCTGGACGGAGGAGGATCAGGTCCAGTGGTTGAAGCAGGTACTGGACTCTTTTGCAGCAGCAACTGGGCTCCACATCAACTACCACGAGAGTACCTTTGTCCCCCTCCATGTCGATGATGGGCACGCCGCCGAGCTGGTGGCCAAGCTCGGGTGCCCGGTGGCGTCCTTCCCTCAGACGTACCCGGGGCTGTCATTCTCCACCGCCTAGCTCTCGGTGGCAACACTAGATTCCCTGGTGGTCAAGGTGGAGCGCGCGATCCCCGGGTGGCGCACAGGCCTCTTCTCCAAGGGGGGCTGGCTCACACTCGCTGAGGTCATTCTGACGGTGCAAAGAGATCTACACGATGTCCGCCGCCCTCTTCCTCCCACCAAGAGCCTCCTCCTCAAACACGTCCACAAGCTCTTCTCCGGTGAAAGCAACCCGTGGACAGACTAGGTGCGACTCTGGTACAATGACAAGCTTGCCAATGAGGAGACGTCGTGCTGGAGCGCGATCAAGGCCCTAATCCCCAGTACcactgtaacaactctacttaACTAAACTTGGTTAAGCTGAAATTGGAAGCTGAGACACTAATCTAGCTCATGAAAAGTCCTTTTGGCCCTTAACAGCTTAAGTTTGGAGTTatttcaaaacttgaaattttgtatagaaacttaaagtTTTGCCAAACTAAAACTGTAGAGTTTTACACTTCTAACAACTTTCTTTATTAGCACTTTCGCTAGTTTGGagtggaagaggttcaaaaactagaattaAAATCAGTAACTTTTGaaactcacttcaaaaactctaagtgctgaAACCAGTGAATTTCCCCAACTTTGCAGCCCTTTTTCTCAAATTTTCTAATATGAGCTCAAGTCAAATGGTATctaaaagttttagtgctacaagtctttgacaACTTTGATTACTGGAGTttggccaaaatctgcacaaaaatCCTTCAAAAGTCAGGTCAAAGTCGACCAAAATGGTCAACCCAGCCAAAACATAAAAAAGATGCCAAGTCTGAGAGCAGTTCAAAGTTTGTATCTTGGCAAGCTTTTTACTCACAAAACTTAAACTAAACTTaagaaaaaccctttataagcaTTTTAGTACTCAGTCTATAAAACAACTTTGTCAATAACACCTTGGCCTAATTCAATTAGGAAACCATTCGAATTTCGGGTCAAAAACAGCAAAAACTCTGAAAATCAGCAAACTTCCAAATCTACCAAAGTCTGGATGACCGGCGTTCTAACAAACTTTGGAACCTCATAACTTCAAATCTGTTCCATTTTGGAAGTAACACCTTTTGTAAGTTTTAAACTTTGGTTTAAGGGCTACAGATCTTAGAAAGGCAGAAGTtggagtttagttcaaaaatctAGCTTAAGCTCGGCCTAAACTTCGGCCCTTTGGCCTGCCTCACGTCGCCCCCGCTCCAGAGCGCGTGCAGTGCTTGCCtgcccagctcgccgccgccacgtggACATCCCCCACCGGTGAGCCGCTGTGACCTATCCGCGCTAGGATGACATGGGTCGACACGCCGCCTTGCCCAATGACCGCGCGACCCTATCCTCCCCCTGCCCGAGCATCTCCGTCCAATGCCGCACCACGCCTCTGCTGCTTCCCGCCGCCATGCCTTTGCTGCATGTTGGTCGAGCTCTGCCTCcccaatccgccgctcgacggtGATAGGATGACGCCCGGCTTGCCCAATCGCTCCGCCAGACAAAGAGAATCTCACACACCTCCTATCTCCCCCGTCCAATCGCCGGAAGATCTTCGCACGCAACCGCATCTTCCCTCCGCCACTGAGCACCGCCGGCCAATGGCGCCACCCTGTTCTTCTCCCCCGCTCGCCCCTGGCAATGTCCACCGCCAGCATTGGCTCCGCCCCCGCCCTCCGCACCTTCCCGGGCCTATAAAAGGGATCAATGCGCCGCCTGCGCAGCTCCCCGCACCCGCAAAGGTCCTCTGCCCCCTCTTCTCTcagcgccgccgcaccacccctCCGTGGAGCTCCCTGCTCTGCGCCACCCCACACCTCGCCAACACCTCCGCAAGCTCCATCAACACCACGCGCAGTTCACAGCCCCTCCGTTGGCCGCCCGAAGCACCGCCGGTGTCGGAACACCGGAGAATCCTCCTCCGCTGACCGTGTTTTATCCCCACCGCCGTTCGTCGTCCGCACGCCTTCTCCGCCGCCCCGACCTTCACCGAATCCCGGCACGATGAGCACCCACACATTTCCCGCCCGTTGTTCGCATCGTTTGGCCCTTAGGCTCGCTGGAATTTCATTCCCGCCACCGCACCCGCCATAAGGGCACGGGTGTGATTGGGAAAACACCGCAGGGATCTTTTTGTTAGAACCAAGGGCATACGTGTGATGTTTTGAAAACTCTAGGGGCCTGGCTGTAAAGTCGTTTCGATTTTGTTGTTTTATTTCGGCAGAAAAATGAATGAACTTTGGAAATGAACTGAAAAATGTAGGAAGTTCAGAAAAAAgtcaaataaattttgttggactcACTGAAGTACATAGTTTCATGAAAAAATAACCTTTCTCATGTTACTGTTAGAAATAAtaccctatagttttatttcttgcttaggccgTTTAAATCATGGTAAATCACAGAGAAATGTAAAAATGACAAATCCACCCTTAAAATGTCTGTTTCATTgaacagaagcttggaaaaatagttAAGACCCTGGTGTAGAACTTTAATTCCCTATTTTAACTTTATCTTTGAAGTCTaaggttaaatctttctttttgcataagttttaatccagagcagagaaaaatatgaaaccacttggagtaccCTGGTTTTGAAGAGTAGTTCTTAGGAAAAGTATGAAACACTAAATGTAACATGTTGAGGCATGCCTTTATGTTTGAAGAAAGATAAATTGAACATAAATGTGGGAAATAGTGGTCCTTCACTATAAATCATAAAAATTTCACCAAAGTCTTTGCAACATGCCTTCAACCtactgttaaagtttcaccctcagaatcactgtaggttttgagataaaaatggtgaaGTACATGCTACCGTTGGGTAATAAAAtagttttaattatttttgtactaatcctttggatcccaaatttttaaagTAACTCATTGATGACATGAGTGAGATACTGCTAATTTCTCAGTGTCATATGTTACTGTTTAAATATGGAAACATGTTTTGGAAGATGAATCagtttaaatgaataaagaaaaTGTTAAGTCCTAGTAAGCGTAaatggtaatttttggaagaggtacataaaaacattcagaaataaatgactttccaaatgaaccccgaGCAATCCTAAAAGCGACCCCCACCTTCCTTTTGAagctctaagttgtaagaaccttatatatgtatacaatcaccatcaaagtcaaccccgagttttaaaccacaacacaccttacttcatgaagataatgaaagtttagaaccttgcttaggtgaatgtggtcgaaatgcaactTACACTTAAACAAaattcatgtcttgcatccttcatacaaaagcatgaaaaatttgaactttctgcatatgcatgtcgtgtagaagctaatatcgctgACGGAACCTATGACTTCCATCCTACGCCGGAAGAGGAACCcgccgcagagctacatcacgtgTATGCTTCCTtgtttttaaattatgcaatatgttgatgcttataattgtgcatttacgtttataggagttgattgaaactttagatgcatgaacttagtaccttgatttgaatactagttgctaaagtcgagtagttgctgtgctaaataggactcggtaaaagtcgagtgattgcctgtcactcgcaagttataggagttgttgtttactcatactacaaccataaggatgacggacaggaccgggaatggttccaatgtggtggtttgccccgtttgtctagtaatgaacttgctaaggtcaaaacgtgtcggcgttcgtgatcaagtgtttgaaagtactaatctcatacctagtatgggatggggaagcctactacctgattgaactggggcatggtttatactcctgctgtccctggaacgaggttcccatggtgcatcatgtgggtgcaagtgcggtcacagtacggcaagaggttgggactgtggagcattgcatgccaagggaagtttggccctgacacgtgcctggggatcgatggggacaactgacaagtgaagcgacccttcgtggtgcatggatgtcatgggattaggttcgccatgcacggttaataaattcaaatcgattcgtctgcctctcacagttcgggactgcttgatcgctattccgcattgagtaaagatggaacatgatgatgatattaatcttgatgcttgtcattaattgtttggaaactatgtttgcttagtataagttgctaatttagactggtcAATGAACTTAaaacttgagctaaaatgttgaaagtaaggaccaactttagtcacttttggcaaaaacaaacccacagctaAAAAGcg encodes the following:
- the LOC140222867 gene encoding uncharacterized protein, which translates into the protein MVASLLATGKIAVLLNSVPRPWMQCRWVLRQGEPISPYLFLVITDLLHRMVVHQEVGPLHLLIDDLHCAVIQYADDTLILVWTEEDQVQWLKQVLDSFAAATGLHINYHESTFVPLHVDDGHAAELVAKLGCPVASFPQTYPGLSFSTA